Part of the Triticum urartu cultivar G1812 chromosome 2, Tu2.1, whole genome shotgun sequence genome, ggatatattagtgccaaacgtagaactagctacctaatcatagtaagctatcgggagggggtatatatcgacaacgacgacactacatctatgtccctcgacgaccctcgttcccgataaaaaaaagaggaagaagaagaaaaaaagaggagaagaaagaatagaggagaagaactcctctattctttcttctcctcttttttttcttcttcctcttctttttttatcctcttcttcctctcatgttcgagaggatcgccgagggggaGAAGatctaaaattgtaactttctATATAAAACTTCCCTATCGGGAGGGGGAGAAGatctaaaattgtaactttctATATAAAACTTCCCTATCGGGAGggggagaagatcgaagaaaaaaaagaagaaaaaaagaggagaagaagaaaggaatagaggagaagaagaaaaaataaaaaataaattctattttcctcttcttattttcctttttcctctcctaaatatataaaacttttctaaaaatgaaagtaacctaaaatgtactaaatcagagaacatatatagataatccttttctaaatatttaaacctaacttttgcatatatgaacatatatacacagagaacataaaacatatatacatttttataaaaaagaaaaatacaaaatacaaacatatatatgaaaaaaaaatctgaaaagaagCAATATACACAATACATATATACATAATCTACACAAAGAGGCAATATACACAAGCATATATAATATATAAAAACAGGGGAGGGGCGCCGGCCGGACCAACGGGCAGGGCGACGACAACGGGCGGGCCGAGGCGACGGTAcggcggggcggggcgacggcgacggggcgGGGTGACGGCGACGGGCGGGGCAGGGGCGACGGTGCGGGGGAGGCCGGCGacgcggcgcggggcgacggggagggggccggcgaTGGCGCACGCAGCGACGAGGAAGAGGCCGGCGACGGCGCAAGCAGCGACGGGGACAAGGcctgcggcggcgcggggcgacgacgggctcggggcggcgacgacgatgACAAACGGCCTGGGGGCGTCGGGGGCGAATGGGAGCGGTTGGCGAAATTTTCACAGTGCTACCTTATATACCCAGAGCAATGGtcccggttcttggcacgaaccgtgaccaatgcccccctttggtcccggttcgtgccaccaaccgggaccaaaggcctcttttcagcagcccaaagggcgggaagcggcagCCTTTGGTCCGGTTGgcggcaccaaccgggactaaaggggggcattggtcacggttggtggaATCAGGACCAatgcccctttagtcccggttggtgccaccaaccgggaccaaaggcctgtGCTGCCCGAACCCAAatatttagtcccacctcgctagttgagagggaggcgcacctctttataaggtgcggtgcgccttccctctcgagctcctctctgaagcaggctttcgggcctaacacTGCAATCTGTGcatgtgggcctactgggcctcccgcgggcctgaatccttgcccatggtagggtttctagtcgtattcagacCGTGGGGGtccagtaggtggcactttttttgttttttttgtttctacttacaactaaatacttatagttttgtagtgatttcttttttattttaggtcacaaaaattataaactttctgttagtgccattagttttaaaatttgaatagtttaaatttgattttttttcaatttctgtgaatcactagtttatgaataactttactataaaaattgatttttgagtcaatctttttcctgctatttaatattactgtgttttatcattatactcaatttggtaattttagttagtcataacaaatattataggGGTGAGCcctattttttccagtttttttgttttgttttctgcattatttatttccttttgttttttgctttattttttaattctttttgcttttagttttagaaaaaatataaactttctgttagtgccattagttttcaaatttgaaaacacttttttagtttttttgttttctttttttttgttttctttgttgctttatttattttattttgtttctacttacaacaaaatacttattgttgctatttttattttttccagtttttttgtttttttttctgtattatttattttgttttgttttttgctttattttttaattatttttgcttttaggtcagcaaaattataaactttctgttagtgccattagttttcaaatttgactagttaaaatttgaattctttgtaaattgtttgaatcacaagtttgtgattaacttactaaaaaaatgagaatagatgcactgatagagaaaattcaacctaaattcctagtaaatttctatgaatttcagagaaattcactatgaatttaggttaaacttttctctattagggcatctattttcactttgagaggagctcaacaaggcagagagggaagggcttataaaccagtgtgagcccccttcggttggcgaggtgggtcTAAACTCggcccgcaacgaggaccaaccctttagtcccggtttgtggcacaaatcgggactaatggtcatgggccaggggcgaggagcaaaattataaactttctgttagtgccattagttttagaaagttgaaagttgaaagttggcatgggccagggactaatggtcatggtattatgagggccgaaccataagacatgaaagcatttcaaatgaactctgaaaaagttgaaagttgggatggtatcataatttcacccacatagcatgtgcatgtacaaaacggacaatggtagcatgttcgtgtgttacaaagttgcgggagaaagtctacactttttcttcgcttgtgtcatttgcttattgcgccgtaaccatggataatcttcattgtttatcaggatgcttgggtcagccttgacattcaagggaggaatttcatgaaacttttcataatcttcaaacatgtctgtcttgccgtccactcccaggatgtccctttttcctgaaagaactatgtggcgctttggctcatcccAGAGtaccttttccagtcagtctcccctcataccgcgatttagggagacctatcttgttaaggccaggaatgaagtcaacacaaaacccgataacatcctctgtttgatggcccatggagattcttccttctggcctagcgcggttacggacatatttctttaggactcccatgaacctctcaaaggagaacatattgtgtagaaatacgggccccaggatgacaatctcgtcgactagatgaactaggacgtgcgtcatgatattgaagaaggatggtgggaacaccagctcaaaactgacaagacattgtgccacatcactccttagccttggtacgatttctggatcgatcaccttctgagagattgcattgaggaatgcacatagcttcacaatggctaatcggacgttttccggtagaagccccctcaatgcaaccggaagcagttgcgtcataatcacgtggcagtcatgagactttaggttctgaaactttttctctggcatatttattattccctttatattcgacgagaagccagtcgtgaccttcatactgagcaggcattcaaagaagatttctttctcttctttcataagagcgtagctggcaggacctttatactgcttcggaggcatgccgtcttttttgtgcaaacgttgcaggtcctctcgtgcctcgggtgtatcttttgtcttcccatacatgcccaagaagcctagcaggttcacacaaaggttcttcgtcacgtgcatcacgtcgattgaggagcggacctctaggtctttccagtagggtaggtcccaaaatatagatttcttcttccacatgggtgcgtgtccctcagcgtcattcggaacagctagtccaccgggaccctttccaaagattacgtagtgtaaatcattgaccatagcaaggaCGTGaacaccggtgcgcatggcgggcttcttccggtgatctgcctcgcctttgaaatgcttgcctttctttcgacattgatggttggtcggaagaaatcgacgatgagccaggtacacattcttcctgcatttatccagGTATATaatttcagtgtcatctaaacagtgcgtgcatgtgtggtatcctttgtttgtctgtcctgaaaggttactgagagcgggccaatcgttgatggtcacgaatagcaacgccttaaggttaaattcctcctgtctgtgctcatcccacgtacgtacaccgtttccattccacagctgtaaaagttcttcaactaatggccttaggtacacatcaatgtcgttgccgggttgattagggccttggatgagaactggcatcataatgaacttccgctccatgcacatccaaggaggaaggttatacatacatagagtcacgggccaggtgctgtgattgctgctctgctccccaaaaggattaatgccatccgcgcttaaagcaaaccatacattccttgggtcctttgcaaactcatcccagtaatttttctcgatttttctccattgcgacccgtcagcgggtgctctcaacttcccatctttctttcggttctcactgttccatcgcatcaacttggcatgctcttcgtttctgaacagacgtttcaactcTGGTATTAtgggagcataccacatcaccttcgcatgAACCCTCTTCCtcgggggctcgccgtcaacatcaccagggtcatctcgtctgatcttataccgccatgcaccgcataccgggcatgcattcagatccttgtatgcaccgcggtagaggatgcagtcattagggcatgcatgtatcttctccacctctaatcctagagggcatacgaccttctttgctgcgtatgtactgtcaggcaattcgttatcctttggaagcttcttcttcaatattttcagtagcttctcaaatcctttgtcagccacagcattctctgccttccactgcagcaattctagtacggtaccgagctttgtgttgccatcttcgcaattggggtacaacccttttctgtgatcctctaacatgcgatcgaacttcagattctccttttgactttcacattgcgtccttgcatcgacaatgacccggcggagatcatcatcatcgggcacatcgtctggttcctcttgatcttcagcggcttcacccgttgcagcatcattgggcacatcgtctggttccccttgatcttcaccagctccccccgttgcagcatcaccgtattcaggggccacatagttgtcatcgtactcttcttcttcgtcgtcttccatcataacccctatttctccgtgcctcgtccaaacattatagtgtggcatgaaacccttgtaaagcaggtgggagtgaaggattttccggttagagtaagacctcgtattcccacattcagtgcatggacaacacataaaaccattctgcttgtttgcctcagccgcatcaagaaactcatgcacgcccttaatgtactcgcaggtgtgtctgtcaccgtacatccattgccggttcatctgcgtgcattatatataattaagtgcccaaattaatagaagttcatcatcacattaaaaccaaagcgcatacatagttctcatctaacaacatatagctctccagagcatctaattaattaaaccttacattgaaactatgtaaaacatttcaatgcgaaaacaaatacgatcataatcgcaaccaaggtaacaattgatccaacgacataatgataccaagcctcggtatgaatggcttattttctaatctttctaatcttcaagcgaaTTGCATCCATCTTGGTCTTGTGATCATCGaggacatccgcaacatgcaacttcaatatcatcttctcctccttaattttttttattttttccttcaacaaattgttttctacttcaactaaatttaacctctcaacaatagggtcggttggcatttccaattcacatacatcctacataaataaaatctatgtcacgttggtcggcataattttcataaacaataaatgaaccaatagttataaagataatatatataccacatccgaatcatagacaggacgagggccgacgggggcggataccaaaaccatcgcactatataagatgcaataataaaagtaaggaaataatacaagtatctatgtaaatatacaagtaagaatatttttcctttcaaaTAGAAGATAAAaataagaggctcaccacggtggtgccggcgatgagctcggcgcgggtgatcgacggcggtgaagacggggacggggcgtgacagaccgctaaacctagacaaatattgtggaaaatggagcttggaggtcgagcttggagaggagaaagcttaagtagtgtggctcgggcattccattgaacaccttgtgtgcataggcggtgagctagagcaccaccaagccctctcccccttggccagaaaaaaacagagcagtgtgctctgctctcacgcgagggggtatatataggcacttcattggtcccggttggtgacatgaaccgggactataggtgagcctttggtctcggttcaagccaccaaccgggaccaatgatgGTGGGCCAGAAGCGAggtccattggtcccggttcatcccaccaaccgagaccaaaaggtccagatgaaccgggaccaatggcccacatgggccggccggccccctgggctcacgaaccgggaccaatgcctccattggtcccggttctagactgaatcgggactaatgagctgacccggcctgaaccaaagcctgttttctactagtgaagcAGCTGTTGTCGTCGTTTGCGATGGACATCACCGTCGCAAGACATTGAAAGCAGTACTGCACGGATGAACGTGTGATCGTGGTGGATGCGTGGAGCAGATGTGCTGGTGTTCCATCGTTGGGGCGGCAAGGATCTCAAGGCCCCAGGTACATCAAGACGGCCTCCTCATCAGTAGCCTCAATGGCGTCGAGGTGGGGTCGAAGCGTGGCAACGGGACCAAAGGCGAGGGGCGGTGGGGGAGAAGCCGAGGCGGCGAAGGGCCTTGAGGGGCGACGATGTGTGCGGGTGCTCGGCCCCAGCGGCATCATCAACGGTCGCGGGCGGGCGCTCGGTCCCAGCGGCGTCGTGAACGGTCGAGGGCGGGCGGCGGAACCTGCAGCACATGACGCCAAGCATGGAGCTGGCCTCTCTGGAGATGATGCAGGCGAGGTCAGGGCTGTTTCCGGGGAGGGTGCGCCTAGGGTTAGGAGATGCACGGGACAGGGAGTGGCCGTCGTGGATTGTTGACCGCGGTCACAGGTGGCGGAGAGGAGCAGATCCGGGGCTGGGAGAAGCAGCATGTGTTGCTGCGTGCGTATGCCCGTGATAGTGCCATGGTAAGAACTCAGTGGTGGAAAAAGGAGCGGCCACGGGTTGCTCCTCCTCGTGCGGCAGCATCTTTGAATCGAAGCTAATCTGTCGGTGGATCCCCATCTCTGCTATGCTCCGGGTCTCTTTTTTCAAGTAAAAAAAAGGGCAACTGAAGGTGTGGACGGACGGGTAGGGGTATGAGCACCGCCGGGGTAGGCAGtgcgcggcggcggggcggggacCGGCGGCGCGCGGTCGAGTAGTAGGAGTGGCGTTGCGCTGGAGGTTGAAGATGGCGAGGTAGGGTTGTGGGTAGTGCGCACGGGTGggttcttttttttttcttttctatcGGTCGTATCGGTTCAGGATCATTAGGACTACGGGTTTAATTGTCAGAAAATACATGGACCTTTGTGTAAAAACGTCGCTATGGTGATCCCGAAGATtgaatccgtgctttattattaatTAAGGAGAGATAATTCGGAAGATAGTTTAGCCTGTACAGACGATGAGATGAACATGGTGGCATGTTTGTCTCTAGTTTTGGTAATTTAATAGTTAAGTCACATCCTTATTTTATTTTAGCCATTTAGCTTACATCCAACCGTGGCGACAAGTTGAATGATGTGAGTTAATCTGGTGTACTGAAAGAGTCTCCAATCAATCAATCAATAAATAAATATTCATATAACATATGTATAGATATGGAGAGGAGCTAGCTCCTTACGATGTTTAGACATCTGTTTATTTTTCTTTAGTACGTGGGCCAGTTGGAGCCTAGCTAGCACATCGTCCTATTAATACCCTCTGAAACGAGCTAGATGCACCAAGAGCAAGAGTGTCTCCCAACACAAATCTCAGCACATCTATTCAGTACATCCtattgcacaactttccatcTATATATCCTACTTCATAGCATCCGTACAGCTAGCTCATGCAGAATGAGTTCGCAAACAATGTACGGATTCTCAAGTCTTACGACTTTTGCTACGCTGGTCATTACCATGGCCACCGTACTTGTGTTTTTTGCACTGAAAAATAGAAAAGTTTTACTGTCCGTCAAAAGTGAGCAACACCAGCTCCCACCCGGGCCTCCCACGCTGCCCTTCATCGGCAACATTCACCAGATGATGTGGAACAAGCCGGCTGTATTCCAGTGGATCCATCGCCTGCTCCAGGAGATGGACACAGACATCATGTGCCTCCGTCTCGGAGCCATTCATGTCGTCGCCGTGACATGCCCGGAGATAGCATGCGAGGTGCTGCGGAAGAAGGATGAGGTGCTGGCCTCCCGTCCGGCAACCTTTGCATCGGGTTCGTTCAGCTTCGGGTACAAGGGCACCATCGTGACACCACATGGAGTGCAGTGGAAGAAGATGAGGCGCGTCCTCACCTCGGAGATCCTCACCGCGTCCATGGAGCAGAAACTCCATCATCTCCGGCAGGAGGAGTGTGACCACCTCGTGACGTACATCAACAACACCTGCATGTCATGTCCAAACAGCCTAGTCGACGTGCGACATGTTGCCCAACATTTCTGTGGTAACATGATAAGAAGGCTCGTGTTGGGTAAGAGATACTTTGGCAGCGAGCTGCCGGGTTCGTCAGCTAGCGGACCCGGACATGATGAGATGGCACATGTCGCCGCTCTCTTCACGCTCCTCAACTATCTCTACAACTTCTGCGTGTCCGACTACTTCCCAGCTCTCGTAGGGCTTGATTTGGAGGGCCATGAGAAGGTTTCCAATGATGTCATGGGAATACTCAACCGGTTTCATGACCCCATCATTGAGAAGAGGATCATCGAAAGGTCGAATCTTCGGAATGGTGGTGAAAGCAAAGAGGCCAGAGACTTTCTGGACGTCCTGGTTTATCTAGATGATGCAGATGGCCAACCATTGTTGTCCGTGGATGATATCCGGGCACAGATAGTGGTTAGTGCGCATTTCAACCTCTATCACTATTCAGTAATCCAACAAACAACCATGCATGCATTCGTGAAGTGCAAGAAGAATTTGATCCCCCATTTTTCTTTTGATAGAAAACTGACCTTTTTTTTTTCCTATATCGATGTAGGAAATGATGTATGCAACAATCGACAACCCATCAAATGCTGTCGAGTGGGCGCTCGCTGAGATGGTGAACAAGCCAGAGGTGATGAAAAAAGCAACTGATGAAATCAACGCCGTTGTCGGTAAAGATAAACTAGTCCAGGAGTCTGACATTCCACGACTAAACTATCTCAAGTCATGCATCCGAGAGGCTTTCCGCATACACCCATACCATGCTTTTAGCCCACCCCATGTCGCCATGGTAGACACCACTATCGCTGGCTACACCATCCCTAAGGATAGCCATGTCATTTTAAGCCGGATGGGACTCGGTCGGAACCCCAAGATCTGGAACGAACCACTTGATTTTCAGCCCGAGAGGCATTTGAATACCGCAAATGTGCTCCTCAGTGAACCAGGACTGCGTTTTATTTCATTTAGTAGTGGGAGGAGGGGTTGTCCCGGAATTTCACTTGGTACCTCAGTCACAGTGATGTTGTTTGCGAGGATGTTGCAGGGATTCACCTGGACGAAGCCCCCTGGAGTTGACAGAATCAGTCTCCAAGAAAGCAATACCGGCGCCCTTGCCTTAGCTGAACCCCTGATTCTGCAAGCTAAACCACGGCTGGCCGCACATCTCTATGAGAAAATTTAATAGAGTTAATGCATGTTTTAACCAATTATCAGGAATATATATCCTAATAAGAA contains:
- the LOC125540602 gene encoding tyrosine N-monooxygenase-like gives rise to the protein MATVLVFFALKNRKVLLSVKSEQHQLPPGPPTLPFIGNIHQMMWNKPAVFQWIHRLLQEMDTDIMCLRLGAIHVVAVTCPEIACEVLRKKDEVLASRPATFASGSFSFGYKGTIVTPHGVQWKKMRRVLTSEILTASMEQKLHHLRQEECDHLVTYINNTCMSCPNSLVDVRHVAQHFCGNMIRRLVLGKRYFGSELPGSSASGPGHDEMAHVAALFTLLNYLYNFCVSDYFPALVGLDLEGHEKVSNDVMGILNRFHDPIIEKRIIERSNLRNGGESKEARDFLDVLVYLDDADGQPLLSVDDIRAQIVEMMYATIDNPSNAVEWALAEMVNKPEVMKKATDEINAVVGKDKLVQESDIPRLNYLKSCIREAFRIHPYHAFSPPHVAMVDTTIAGYTIPKDSHVILSRMGLGRNPKIWNEPLDFQPERHLNTANVLLSEPGLRFISFSSGRRGCPGISLGTSVTVMLFARMLQGFTWTKPPGVDRISLQESNTGALALAEPLILQAKPRLAAHLYEKI